AGCGCGAGAGCTTTTCACATAAAAGCGAGCCTATCGCTATACTTAATGAAAACACCACCAGCGCACTAGTAACAACAAGCTCATCGCCACCCATAACATGTTTAACGTAATTAGGTAACGCCGTTAAAATAACCGCACCAATAAGCCAAAACCAACTGATCCCCAGTACCGATTTACCAACCGACTCAGTTTGTGCGTTTAATGCTTTAAATACATTTTTAGTGGAAGAAAAAATATTATAGGTAAAGTGCAAGTTTGCATCGTTCGCTTCACTAATAGGAATAAACCGGCTACTTAAAAAGCCAAGTACAGCTAACACCAATACCGCGATACTGATTACCGCTGGGCCTGTTGTTTGCGTAATATAATAGGTGCCAAAAATAGTGCCTAATAAAATGGCTACAAACGTGGCTGATTCAACTAAGCCATTTGCTTTTGTTAATTCGTTAGGTGCAACGTGCTGCGGTAAAATAGAGTACTTGAGTGGGCCAAAAAAGGTGCTTTGCAGCCCCATAAAAAACACGGTTGTAAGCATTAGCCACACATATTGCGTAAAAATAGAGGCCGCCCCTATTACCATAATCGGTATTTCGCAAAATTTAACAAGCCGTATGAGCTTTGATTTTTCTGTTTTTTCAGCAAGTTGCCCTGCCATTCCTGAAAATAAAAAAAACGGTAATATAAATAAGCCCGCAGCTAAGTTTGAGTAAAGCGCGCCATCACCGAGTGTGGCAGCCTGAAACACCAATAAAATAAGCACAGATTGCTTATAAACATTATCGTTCATAGCCGATAAAAACTGCGTAACAAAAAGGGGCAAAAACCGCTTACTACCTAGTAAGCTCCCTTGTGCTTGTTGTTTATTATTTTGCATAACACTCCTTATTCTCAAGCTACAGTACTACTTAATTATTCTTAATAACCTTTTACTTAAGGCTCTTCGACAATTTCACCGCCTAATTAAGCTAACTGCGATTAACATTTTGAAATGTGTCTAATTTATATCACGTTACTTTATACGGTAATCTCAAAGCAAACACAAAAAAGCCCACATATTTTACTATGTAGGCTTTTAAAATCAGTTTCAGATTGCTGCTTTACTCTTGCATTACGGCGCGTCGACCGCTAAATGCGTGCATTAATGTTGTACCATCTACCAAATCAAGCTCACCACCAACAGGTATACCGTGTGCTATTCGCGATGCACCTACTTTGTATTTATGGCAAAGCTGAGCAATATAATGCGCGGTGGTTTCGCCTTCAACCGTGGGGTTGGTAGCTAAAATCACTTCGTTAATACCGCCATGAGATAGCTTTTGCTCTAATACATCAAGACCTATCTCTTTAGGGCCTATACCATCAATTGGCGATAAATGACCCATAAGCACAAAATACAAGCCTAAATACTGGCCTGTTTGCTCAATTGCTAGTACGTCAGTGGGCGATTCAACTACACACAAAACACCGCTATCTTGGCGTTTTGTACTGAGGCAAATATCACACTGCGCTTGCTCGGCAAAAGTACGACACGACTGGCAATGCCCAACAGCACTCATGGCTTTGGTCAATGCATTACCTAGTTGAGTGCCCCCTTTACGGTCGCGCTCTAATAAGTGAAAAGCAATACGCTGAGCCGACTTAGGGCCAATGCCCGGTTGGCAACGTAGCGCTTCTATAAGCTGAGTTAGGCTATCTGAAAGTTGCATATTTGCTTAAAACGGCATTTTCATACCTGGTGGTAATTGCATACCGCCAGTTACTTTGCCCATACGCTCTTGTGTTTCATCTGCTACACGGCGAACGG
The sequence above is drawn from the Pseudoalteromonas espejiana DSM 9414 genome and encodes:
- the recR gene encoding recombination mediator RecR; protein product: MQLSDSLTQLIEALRCQPGIGPKSAQRIAFHLLERDRKGGTQLGNALTKAMSAVGHCQSCRTFAEQAQCDICLSTKRQDSGVLCVVESPTDVLAIEQTGQYLGLYFVLMGHLSPIDGIGPKEIGLDVLEQKLSHGGINEVILATNPTVEGETTAHYIAQLCHKYKVGASRIAHGIPVGGELDLVDGTTLMHAFSGRRAVMQE